A window of the Wolbachia endosymbiont (group A) of Pogonocherus hispidulus genome harbors these coding sequences:
- a CDS encoding IS110 family transposase, with product MKYYSGLDVSLKETFISIVDEKGKIVKEEVVASESKAIAEYLLSQCKKYEAIGIESGQLSIPMCKELRNLGLPVICVDARHMAAALSARINKNDKNDARGIAQMMRVGLFKEVLVKSDEACQVKIMLGSRRQLIRSREQIAGTIRGLLKIYGIKVNQRLSSANFAFKMQETINNLDEISKNSIESLVHSLETIEESIRKLDKMLSKQGKKDEDCKLLTTVPGVGIIVAMTYKAAIDNPYRFETSYTVGAYMGLSPRQYASGEIDRHGSISKMGPVECRNMLYEAAQVLLVKCKRTFKLRSWGLKLAKKKGMKKAIIAVARKLSVIMHRMLVNKTEFCYQ from the coding sequence ATGAAATATTATAGTGGATTAGATGTCTCACTCAAAGAAACTTTTATTAGTATCGTTGATGAGAAAGGTAAGATTGTTAAAGAGGAAGTTGTTGCAAGCGAAAGCAAGGCAATAGCAGAGTATTTGCTTAGTCAATGCAAAAAATATGAAGCCATAGGAATAGAAAGTGGACAGTTATCAATACCAATGTGCAAAGAGTTAAGGAATCTTGGATTGCCAGTAATTTGTGTAGATGCGAGACATATGGCAGCAGCATTATCTGCAAGGATCAATAAGAATGATAAAAATGATGCAAGAGGTATAGCACAAATGATGAGAGTTGGGCTATTTAAGGAGGTATTAGTAAAATCAGACGAAGCTTGTCAGGTTAAAATAATGCTTGGAAGCAGAAGACAATTAATACGTAGCAGAGAGCAAATTGCGGGGACAATAAGAGGATTACTGAAAATATACGGAATAAAAGTTAATCAACGTCTTAGTTCTGCAAACTTTGCTTTCAAAATGCAAGAAACAATTAACAATCTAGATGAAATTAGCAAAAACTCAATTGAATCATTAGTACATAGTTTAGAAACAATAGAAGAATCGATAAGAAAACTTGATAAAATGCTCTCAAAGCAAGGTAAAAAAGATGAGGATTGTAAATTATTAACTACTGTTCCAGGAGTTGGTATTATAGTAGCAATGACATATAAAGCTGCAATAGATAATCCATATAGGTTTGAAACATCCTATACGGTTGGAGCCTATATGGGATTAAGCCCAAGACAGTACGCTTCTGGTGAGATTGATCGACACGGAAGTATATCAAAAATGGGGCCAGTGGAATGTAGGAATATGTTGTATGAAGCTGCACAAGTCTTACTGGTAAAATGTAAAAGGACATTTAAATTAAGAAGCTGGGGATTAAAGCTTGCAAAAAAGAAGGGTATGAAGAAAGCAATTATTGCTGTAGCAAGAAAATTATCTGTAATTATGCATAGGATGTTGGTTAACAAAACAGAATTTTGTTATCAATAA
- a CDS encoding AAA family ATPase — translation MSEPIIGREKETAILENKLLSQSAEFIAVYGRRRVGKTYLIKQFFNKRNVILFEQTGLNKGALKEQLEIFAESLSRSFYNGVRMALPKNWMDALRQLTLSIDIHRNEQVVLFFDELPWLAARKSGFLVALEHFWNVYWTYRKRLILIVCGSAASWMLENLIYNKGGLHNRITARIPLQPFNLSETKEYLRYLGVNLNHQQILQIYMAMGGIPHYLKEVSQGLSAAQNINAICFQKEGLLFDEFDMLFHSLYEEPEMYINIIRVIAKKPKGISRKELIKATKITEDTVLQVNKKITKIVQAVS, via the coding sequence ATGAGTGAACCAATAATTGGTAGAGAAAAAGAAACAGCGATTCTAGAAAATAAGCTTCTTTCCCAATCAGCCGAGTTTATCGCAGTGTATGGTCGACGTCGTGTAGGAAAAACATATTTAATAAAACAATTTTTCAACAAACGTAATGTAATCCTATTTGAGCAGACAGGTCTCAACAAAGGTGCTTTGAAGGAGCAGCTTGAGATCTTTGCAGAATCATTGTCTAGATCTTTTTACAATGGTGTAAGAATGGCTTTGCCTAAAAACTGGATGGATGCATTGCGTCAATTAACTCTTTCGATTGATATTCATAGAAATGAGCAGGTTGTTTTATTTTTTGATGAGTTGCCATGGCTTGCTGCAAGAAAATCTGGATTTTTAGTAGCACTAGAACACTTCTGGAATGTGTATTGGACATATCGAAAAAGGCTTATATTGATCGTGTGTGGTTCAGCAGCATCATGGATGTTAGAAAATTTAATCTATAATAAAGGAGGATTACATAACCGTATTACTGCAAGAATACCTTTGCAGCCTTTTAACTTAAGTGAAACTAAAGAGTATCTAAGGTATTTAGGAGTCAATCTTAATCACCAGCAGATATTACAGATCTATATGGCCATGGGAGGGATACCACACTACCTTAAGGAAGTAAGTCAAGGATTATCAGCAGCACAAAATATTAATGCGATCTGTTTTCAGAAGGAAGGTTTGTTATTTGATGAATTTGATATGTTGTTTCACTCGTTGTATGAAGAACCAGAAATGTATATAAATATTATTCGTGTGATTGCAAAAAAGCCAAAAGGGATCAGCAGGAAAGAACTTATAAAAGCAACTAAAATCACTGAAGATACCGTCTTGCAAGTCAACAAAAAAATTACAAAAATTGTTCAAGCTGTATCATAA
- a CDS encoding S49 family peptidase yields the protein MWINKPVMVERRSFELLSLYNSKQPIFKNLKHFHINPKGIAIIRIYGVLTKKTEAFDHILDMTSYENIHEEIESALEDKSIETILLDIDSPGGEVNGVFDLADFIYSARGKKRIIAIANDDAYSAAYAIASSAEKVFMSRTSGVGSIGVIASHIDQSGFDEKQGIKYTTVFAGSRKNDLNPHEPITSESLESLQKEVDRLYEMFLQLIARNRGLSTEKIRSTEAGLYFGERAIEIGLADGITTFSEFIDNYRRNNMTKTEIKEQAIDIDDLIEQGRCLGYENCRREILEVIRLCNLSKMPEKIGEFIEQDVNAKQAQEILMSILAERTKKTEILSTIPQSSSEDLMMQVAKSRAKSGI from the coding sequence ATGTGGATAAATAAACCAGTAATGGTAGAGAGAAGAAGCTTTGAACTATTATCATTATATAATAGCAAACAACCTATCTTTAAGAACTTAAAGCATTTTCATATAAACCCAAAAGGAATAGCAATAATACGTATTTATGGAGTTTTGACTAAAAAAACAGAAGCTTTTGATCATATTTTAGACATGACTTCGTATGAAAATATTCATGAAGAGATAGAGAGTGCTTTAGAAGATAAAAGCATAGAGACGATTCTACTTGACATAGACAGTCCAGGAGGAGAAGTAAATGGAGTATTTGACTTAGCTGATTTTATCTATAGTGCAAGAGGAAAAAAGAGGATAATAGCGATAGCAAATGATGATGCGTACTCTGCTGCATATGCTATAGCTTCAAGCGCTGAAAAGGTTTTTATGAGTAGAACCTCTGGTGTTGGAAGTATAGGAGTAATAGCAAGTCATATAGATCAAAGTGGGTTTGATGAAAAGCAAGGGATAAAATATACAACTGTTTTTGCAGGAAGTCGAAAGAACGATTTAAATCCGCATGAGCCGATAACGTCTGAAAGTTTGGAAAGCTTACAAAAAGAAGTAGATCGTCTATATGAAATGTTTTTGCAGCTTATAGCAAGAAATAGAGGTCTTTCAACGGAAAAGATCAGATCAACGGAAGCAGGGCTATATTTTGGTGAGAGAGCAATAGAGATAGGACTTGCTGATGGAATCACAACGTTTTCTGAATTTATAGATAATTATAGGAGAAATAATATGACTAAAACTGAGATAAAAGAACAAGCAATAGATATTGATGATCTAATTGAGCAAGGAAGATGTTTAGGCTACGAGAACTGTCGTAGAGAAATTTTAGAGGTAATAAGATTATGTAATTTGTCAAAGATGCCAGAAAAGATAGGAGAATTTATTGAGCAGGATGTGAATGCAAAGCAAGCACAAGAAATATTAATGTCGATACTGGCGGAGAGAACGAAGAAGACAGAGATTTTGAGTACAATACCACAAAGTTCATCAGAAGATTTAATGATGCAGGTAGCGAAAAGTCGAGCAAAATCGGGCATTTGA
- a CDS encoding IS110 family transposase yields MINNFLGIDVSKERFDVSLSFISKKGKRESRKRNFKNDDTGFQGLMNFLQKHNLEEVKACMEATGCYSEALAEFLHNAGHFVSVVNPACIRFYAKSKLARQKNDQTDAEIIADYCQRQEPSRWTPPSHEKKQLKQLYRCSVALKDELTLVNNHLEKKERLPEEVVNVWENLAINIEQSIETIKNSIRELLKQHKYLLEDFQLLLTIPGIGEESAIAILAEIPDIKAFINARQLAAYAGTIPQNITSGTSVHAKPRLSKSGSRTLCKAMYFPAIVAKNHNPIIMTFCERLKEKGKHNMAIVGAAMRKLLHIVFGVLRSKKAFDPDHIKNYRARSLAESLVL; encoded by the coding sequence ATGATCAACAACTTTTTAGGTATAGATGTTTCAAAAGAACGCTTTGATGTTTCTCTCTCATTCATAAGCAAAAAAGGAAAACGTGAAAGTAGGAAAAGGAATTTTAAAAACGATGATACTGGGTTTCAAGGTCTGATGAACTTTCTACAAAAACATAACCTAGAAGAAGTAAAAGCCTGCATGGAAGCTACTGGTTGTTATAGTGAAGCTTTAGCTGAATTCCTCCACAACGCTGGACATTTTGTTAGTGTTGTAAATCCAGCTTGCATAAGGTTTTATGCAAAAAGTAAGCTTGCACGACAGAAGAATGACCAGACTGATGCAGAGATTATTGCAGATTATTGTCAAAGACAGGAACCTTCTCGTTGGACACCACCTTCTCATGAAAAGAAACAATTAAAACAGCTTTATCGCTGCTCAGTTGCATTAAAAGATGAATTGACATTAGTAAATAATCATTTAGAAAAGAAAGAGAGACTGCCTGAAGAAGTTGTAAATGTTTGGGAAAACTTAGCAATTAACATAGAACAATCAATAGAAACAATAAAAAATTCCATACGTGAACTATTAAAACAACACAAATATTTGTTGGAGGATTTTCAACTTCTATTAACTATTCCAGGAATAGGAGAGGAATCAGCAATAGCTATTTTAGCTGAAATTCCTGATATAAAAGCTTTTATAAATGCCAGACAATTGGCAGCATATGCAGGAACTATACCACAAAATATAACGTCAGGTACATCTGTACATGCCAAGCCCAGATTAAGTAAATCTGGTTCACGAACATTATGTAAGGCAATGTACTTTCCTGCTATAGTAGCTAAGAATCATAATCCTATTATTATGACTTTTTGCGAAAGGTTAAAAGAGAAAGGCAAGCATAACATGGCCATTGTGGGAGCTGCAATGCGTAAGTTACTCCATATTGTTTTTGGTGTTTTAAGGTCAAAAAAGGCTTTTGATCCAGATCATATCAAAAACTACAGAGCTAGGAGTTTGGCTGAAAGTTTAGTGCTTTAA